The genomic stretch CGATGGCCGACTACTGCGGGCTCGACGAGGTCGTCGCCGTCGGCGAGACGGGAGTCACCCCGACACAGCACGTCGAGTCGTGGGAGCTCGACGCCCAGTTCGAGCTCGTGCGGGCCCAGATGGAGCTCGCGGACGAGCACGACCTGCCGGTGATCCTCCACACCCCGAACGCGAGGGATACGGGACCGGACTACCGACCGGGCGTCGGACTGCCGGGATTCGAGCTGAACACCGAACTCGCCCAGGAGCCGGTGCTCACCGGCGAGAACCCCGCGCTCGAAGCCGTCGAGATCGATTTCGACGCCGCGCGCGAGGCGGGGCTCGCGGAGGAGCAGGTCGTCGCCTCCCACGCCGACCCCAACAACGTCGACTACCTGCTCGGCGAGACGGACTGCTATGCGAGCTTCACCGTCGGCTACGAGTGGTTGACCGGCGTCACGGCCGCCGACGTCGCCGAGGCCATCGAGGAGTACGGGCCCGACCGGGTGCTCGTCGAGACGGACTGTGCGAACGTCCTCGACACGGACGTCTTCTCGGTCAAGCGGACGATCCTCGAACTCTACCGCCTCGGGATCGACGTCGACCACATCCGGCAGGTCGTCTTCGAGAACCCCCGGAACGTCTACGGGCTCGCGGACTGAGCCCGCTCGGGAGCCGCCACCACGAGCCTCAGTCGTAGCCGTAGAACCCGCGACCGGTCTTCTTCCCGAGGTCGCCCGCCTCGACCTTGCGCTTCAGGAGGTAGGCGGGCGTATAGCGGTCGCCGAGTTCGTCGTGGAGGGTCCGTGTCGC from Halococcus hamelinensis 100A6 encodes the following:
- a CDS encoding TatD family hydrolase; its protein translation is MAPSYPTQRPTDATHLPADEFDLPTALLNLPWIDSHTHAQTLSWADRERYSLAGCRAMVMVASGYHWTPYKPVTAADVRFLWDDAINRRRAIERDHFFEAGLALGAHTGVRIENPADLVGSMADYCGLDEVVAVGETGVTPTQHVESWELDAQFELVRAQMELADEHDLPVILHTPNARDTGPDYRPGVGLPGFELNTELAQEPVLTGENPALEAVEIDFDAAREAGLAEEQVVASHADPNNVDYLLGETDCYASFTVGYEWLTGVTAADVAEAIEEYGPDRVLVETDCANVLDTDVFSVKRTILELYRLGIDVDHIRQVVFENPRNVYGLAD